TGAAGTTAAAACACTTTCAGATCAAACCTCAAAGGCAACTGAAGAGATCAACGGTCAAATCAACAACGTGCTTGATGTCATGAAGCAATCGCAGACAGCATTTTCTGGCATCTCTTCCACGACAAAAGACATCTTTGAGCTGTCAGCTTCGACCTCAGACTCTGTTGAAGGCCAAGCAGGTAGTGCTGCTGAGATTGTTCATCACATCTTGTCGCTCAATGAAACTGCAAATTCTGCCAGTGCGGGTGCTGAACAAGTGGCAGGGCTTTCCTCTGAGGTGCGAAACCAAACGACAACCTTGCAAACAAGTGTTCAGGAAGTCTTGAGGGTAGGGCTGGCAAAACTTCAGGCTCAACGATAGCGTTGAGCCTGCATAGGCTAAACCAGCACGTCTTCTTCGATCTGCTTACCCACATTGAAAACACGTTTATATCGCTCAATCTCGCTCGCAGGGCCCATCGCTTTGCGCGGGTTGTCCGACAGCTTGACTGTTGGCTTGCCATTGGCCGCGATTGCCTTGCACACCATGGAAAATGGCGCCAATGCGTCTCCGTCGGTTAACCCTCTGAAATCATTAGTTAAAAGTGTTCCCCAACCAAAGCTTATTTTGGTTTTGTCCGCAAATTGTGCATGAAGGGACGAGATCCTTTCAACGCTCAAGCCATCAGAGAAAATGAGCCGTTTTTCTTGCGGGTCCTGACCATTGTCTTTCCACCATTTAATAACGAGATTAGCCGCTTCCACTGGATCGCCTGAATCGATGCGCACGCCAGTCCAGTTTTGTAGCCATTTTGGTGCGCGTTCGAAGAAGCCCTTAGTGCCATAGGTGTCTGGAAGGATAATGAGCAAATTGCCGTCATGTTCAACCTGCCAATCTTCTAAAACGCGGTAGGGTGCACTGGCCAGTTCTTCGTCATTTTCTGCAAGGGCTGAGTAAACCATTGGGAGTTCGTGGGCGTTTGTTCCAATCGCTTCCACTTGTTGGCGCATAGCGATGTGACAGTTTGATGTCCCGACAAATCCATCACCAAGCCCTTCTTTCATGGCTTGAACACACCAGTCTTGCCACAAATATCCGTGGCGGCGACGGGTGCCGAAATCTGCGACGGCTAAGTTATCCATAGTCCGCAGTTTTTGGATTTTTTCCCAAACGCGGTTCATGGCGCGTGCATAGAGAATTTGAAGGTCGAATTTGCCCATTTTCTTCAAAACGGCGCGGCTACGAAGTTCCATCAAAACCGCAAGGGCAGGCACTTCCCACAACATGACGTCACACCACTTTCCCTCAAAGGTTAGGTGATATTGACCATCATATTTTTCGAGGTGATAGGCGGGTAGTTGGAGGTTTTCCA
The window above is part of the Hyphomicrobiales bacterium genome. Proteins encoded here:
- the pncB gene encoding nicotinate phosphoribosyltransferase — translated: MIDIAKRVYDHQWKIDPIVRSLIDTDFYKLLMAQSVFRHKPDDNVTFSLINRTKDVKLAELVDEGELREQLDHIRSLSLSRGESTWMRGNLFYGKRSMFQHDFMEWLENLQLPAYHLEKYDGQYHLTFEGKWCDVMLWEVPALAVLMELRSRAVLKKMGKFDLQILYARAMNRVWEKIQKLRTMDNLAVADFGTRRRHGYLWQDWCVQAMKEGLGDGFVGTSNCHIAMRQQVEAIGTNAHELPMVYSALAENDEELASAPYRVLEDWQVEHDGNLLIILPDTYGTKGFFERAPKWLQNWTGVRIDSGDPVEAANLVIKWWKDNGQDPQEKRLIFSDGLSVERISSLHAQFADKTKISFGWGTLLTNDFRGLTDGDALAPFSMVCKAIAANGKPTVKLSDNPRKAMGPASEIERYKRVFNVGKQIEEDVLV